CGTCACCTTTCCTGGGGTTGCTATTTTGTTGGCAGTTCTTGCAATAAACCTAGTGGGCGATGGCTTGCGAGATGCCCTTGATCCAAAACTTAAAAGGTCTTAATAATGGCTCTATTAGAAATTAAAAATTTAACTGTTGATTTTGCCACTGCAACTGGCTCGCTGAGGGCAGTTGATGGAATCAATCTAACAATAGACGAAGGTGAAATTGTAGCAGTTGTTGGAGAGTCTGGATCTGGAAAATCCGTTGGAATGCTTGCAATGATGGGACTTCTTCCATGGACGTCTACTGTAACCGCTGACCATATGATTTTTGATGGGCAGGATTTGCTTAACATGTCGGATAAAGAACGCAGGAAAATTATTGGCAAAGATATAAGTATGATTTTTCAAGAGCCCATGACAAGCCTTAACCCCTGCTTCACTGTTGGCTATCAAATCACTGAGGTTCTAGCTCAGCATTTTGGCGGAAAAAGAAGAAGTTATAACAACAAAGCAATAGAACTGCTAAATCAGGTAGGTATTCCAGCTGCTCAGAGCCGACTGAATTCATACCCTCATCAACTTTCTGGTGGAATGTGTCAGAGAGTCATGATTGCCATGATGATTGCCTGCCAGCCAAAACTCCTTATTGCTGACGAACCTACAACAGCTTTAGATGTAACTATCCAAGCTCAAATACTTGAGTTATTAATAGAGCTTCAGAAGAGCCAAGGAATGGCGTTAGTGTTAATCACACATGATATGGCCGTTGTAGCCGAAACAGCGGAGCGTGTTGTGGTGCTTTACGCGGGTCAGCAGGTTGAACAGCGAACAGTAAAACAGTTATTTAAAGAACCAAAACATCCATACTCTGAGGCACTTCTAAACGCTCTTCCTGAAAGGGCAAATGATAAACTTTTAAATGCAATACCAGGCGTCGTTCCAGGCCAGATGGATAGACCCCAGGGCTGCCTATTTAGTCCAAGATGTGAGTATGCGACAAGCATTTGTAAAGAAAAAAGTCCAAACCTAAATGACGGAATATTGTGTCACTTTCCTCTTGGAGAGGAGTCTCTTAAAGTGGAGTCTCAATAATGTCTGAACCTATAATTAAAGCTCGCAATCTTCATAAGTACTATGAAATAAAAGATGGATTACTTCACGCACCTCAAGATTTAAAGGCACTCTCTGGTGTTAGCTTTGATTTATTTGAGGGTCAAACCCTAGCTGTGGTTGGTGAGTCTGGCTGTGGTAAATCTACATTGGCTCGCCTTCTTACATCGATTGAGAGTCCAACCTCTGGATATTTAAGTGTTGACGGAATAGATATGGCAGACTCACAAGACAAACTAATGTCTAAAAAGCTTAGACAAACAGTTCAAATGGTCTTCCAAGATCCATTTGGATCACTAAATCCTAGGCAAAAAGTGGGTGATATTATTCAGGAGCCGCTCCTAATAAATACTGAGTTAAGTGCTACTGAAAGGAGAGAGAAGGCATTAGATATTATGAGACTGGTGGGCCTCAAGGAAGAGCATTTTCATCGTTACCCTCATATGTTCTCAGGTGGACAAAGGCAAAGAATCGCAATAGCAAGAGCCCTCATATTAAAACCAAAGGTTGTTGTTCTTGATGAACCTGTATCAGCGCTCGATGTATCTATTCAAGCACAGGTCATCAATCTTCTAATAGAGCTTCAAAAGGAACTTGGACTTGCTTATGTTTTTATCTCTCATGATCTAAGCGTTGTGCGTCATATTGCTGATGATATCTTAGTCATGTACTTAGGCAAGCCTGTTGAACAAGGGCCTAGTAAGGTCATCTTTAAAACTCCTAAGCATCCCTACACTCAGGCTCTTTTATCGGCAACACCTAGCACCAATGTAGACAAAAACAAAAAACGCATAAAGCTTACTGGTGAGTTGCCTTCGCCAATAGAGCCTCCAAGTGGATGCACTTTTAACCCGCGATGTCAACATGCTCAAAAGAGCTGCAAAACATCTGAGCCGGTTATGGAAACTTATGGCAAATCACAAGCCGCCTGTCTTGCGCTTGACGAGGGTCGAATATAATAATAAGCGATAATAGGAAAAACCTTATGTCAAATAAATTATTAAAACTTAAAAAATTAATGAAGGAAAACGAGGTTGATCTATTAGCCCTGGGTCCTGGAACTCATATGAGATGGCTTTTAGGATTTAACCCTTATCCTGATGAAAGGCCTTGCATGCTTTTGTTGGGATTAGAAAAGGATGCGTTTCTAATGCCATCGGTTAATGCAGAAGATGCTATGAAGCGTTCAGATATTAAAATGTTTAGCTGGAATGATGAAAGCGGTCCTAGTAAAGCGCTGGTTGAAGCTCTTATTTTTACCGGTTCATCAAATGCAAAACATATTGCAATAGATGAGGCAATGCGCTCTCACTTCGCTTTAATACTTATTGACGCATTACCAAAACCAACCTATGAGTTTACTAACTCTACGATTGGCGCACTCAGGATGCGCAAAGATGCTGATGAATTTGTTAACCTTAAAGAGAATGCATTGATTGATGATCGCGCAATGCAAGCTGGCTTTGCAGCAATTAAAAAAGGTGTAACTGAACTCGAAATAGGTGAGGCAATTAACACACACTTTATTTCTGAAGGCGCAAAACCTCAGTTTTGTATTGTAGGGTCTGGCCCAAATGGCGCTTTTCCACATCATCATACTGGAAATAGAAAAGTAGAAAATGGTGACGTAGTACTGATTGATATTGGGGGTAGAAAAGGCACTTTTCCAAGTGACATGACTCGCATGTCTGTTCTGGGTGAGCCGCCAAAAGATTATCTTGAGGTTCATGCGATTGTAGAACGTGCAGTGCAAGCAGCAATGGCGGCAGCAAAACCAGGAGTTATGGCCAAAGATGTAGATGCTGCAGCAAGGGATGTTATTACTGAGGCCGGGTATGGAGAATTTTTTGTTCATAGGACGGGACACGGTCTTGGCATTGATATTCACGAGCCACCCTATATCACTGCAACTTCTGAAGTTGTCCTAGATGAGGGAATGGTGTTCTCAATCGAACCAGGAATTTATCTTCAGGGTAGGTTTGGTGTTCGCCTAGAAGAGATTGTTATTTTAAGGGCTGATGGGCCCGAAATTCTTTCGGAACTCACTCGAAAAACGAACTTTATAACGTAGTCAAAAAGCGCCAAAAAAACATCTGCAACATATTGAAAAATGTGTATTATTTTGCATTCTGTTTAATGGTTATTAGTAGCTATGAAAAAAGAATTTAGTTTTGGAACACAGGTTAGAAAATCTCCATATTTTGATGCGACTGTGCGTTGGGGAGCAAAGGGATTTTCGGTCTATAACCATATGTATATTCCTAGAGACTTTGGTGACCCTGTTCAAAACTTTTGGAATCTTGTTAATGATGCAATACTTTGTGATGTTGCAGTTGAGCGCCAAGTTGAAATAACTGGCCCTGATGCGGCTCAATTTGTCCAACTACTAACGCCAAGAAATCTTTCAGAATGTGCGGTAGGACAATGTAAATATGTACTAATTACTGATGAAAATGGTGGCGTGTTGAATGATCCAGTTCTATTAAGACTTGCTGAAAATCATTTCTGGCTTTCTTTGGCTGACAGCGACATCTTGATGTGGGCCAAAGGAGTAGCGGTTAACTCTGGGTTAGATGTTAATTTAGGTGAGCCTGATGTTTCACCACTGCAACTCCAGGGCCCAAGGTCTGGTGAAATTGCTAAAGCAATATTTGGTGAGCGAATAGATAGCCTTAAATATTACTGGCTTAAGGAATTTGAACTCAATGGTATTCCATTAATCATATCTAGAACAGGCTGGTCAAGTGAGCTTGGTTATGAAATCTATCTTCGCGATGGATCTCGTGGAAACGAGCTTTGGGATCATATTATGGAGATCGGAGAGCCTATGGGATTAGTTCCAGGCCATACCTCTACGATAAGAAGAATAGAGGGCGGCATGCTCTCATATCAGGCTGATATGGACTACACAGTAAATCCGTTCGAGCTTGGATTGGGGCGTCTTGTTGATCTTGAGATGGATGCCAACTTTATTGGCAAAGAGGCGCTTAAAAAAATTAAATCTGAAGGAGTTAAGCGACACCAAGTTGGAATAGAAATCTCATGCACACCGCTTAAGCACCCAAACACAAGCTATTGGCCAATTTTGGTTGAATCAGAAGAAGTCGGGTATATAACTTCAGCGGTTTATTCGCCGCGACTTGACAAAAATATTGCACTTGCTATGATGGATGTTAACCACTCGGCCATAGATACTGCTGCAGAGACGACAACCCCAGAAGGTAATTTTCCTATCAAGGTTGTCCAGAAGCCATTCTATGACCCCAAGAAGAAAATTACCTCGGGATCTTAGCCCGAGTAAATAGGATTAGGAGAAATTTGTGTCTGAACTATCTATCGACCTCAGCTGGAACAGAAAAGAAGAAGAGCTCTCTCCTGGAAAGTTTTCCAGCGAACATCAGGTTACTTATAACGAACAATATAAAGTAATAGCGGATACTGCTCCTGACTGGGGAGGGTCTGCCAATAACACCAATCCAGAGCAGGCGCTCGCTGCCTCATTAAGCAGCTGTCACATGATGACTTTTTTAGCTCTTGCTGCAAAAACTAAGTGGCCCGTCAATTCTTACATTGACCATGCTGTTGCTCATCTGGGTAAAAATAGCAAGAAACAGATGGTTGTTAACCGAATTGATTTAAATCCAGTAGTCTCGTTCGATAGCGGCTTTGAAGTCAGTGATGAAGAATTAGCAAAAATGCATGATAGGGCCCACAGATATTGCTTTATAGCTAATACATTAGACTCTGAAGTCGAGGTCAATATCAACATTTAAAAAGTTGGCAATGCGTTTCTGCTAATATGGAGCCTAAATTATGAGCAGCAATAATAACAACGAAGCTAATACCGATGATTCAATTTTGCTTGAAGAATTTATAGATAATGGCCTATACCGCTTAACACTTAACGACACCAAAAAGAGAAACGCTCTTTCAGAAGAGATGATGGCCAAACTCAAATCCTTGCTCACAGATTCTACGGACAATAAATCCATAAGAGTAATAATAATTGCGGGCAACGGACCAGCGTTTTGCTCAGGACATGACTTAAAACAAATGACTGCCGGAAGAGACAACGATGACCAAGGTCTTACCTACTTTAAAAAAGTATTTGCATCTTGCTCAGAGCTAATGCAAATGATTGTTGAGCACCCCAAACCAATCATTGCTGAAGTTTCAGGCGTCGCAGCAGCAGCAGGATGCCAGCTTGTTGCCTGTTGTGATCTTGCTGTAGCTGGAAAGTCTGCTCGATTTATTACTCCGGGCGTAAACATAGGGCTATTCTGCTCCACCCCAATGGTTGCACTGTCCAGAAATGTATCCAACAAAGCAGCGATGGAGATGCTCCTGACCGGTGAAATGGTAAGTGCAGATAAAGCGGAACACATTGGACTTATAAACCGAGTTACAGATGATGCTGATTTGAAACAAGAGACAACAGCTCTGGCAGAACTTATTGCCTCAAAATCTAGTCTGACATTAAAGATTGGAAAGGAAGCCTTTTATAAACAAAAAGATATGCCTCTTTCAGAGGCTTATGACTTCGCGTCAAAGGTCATGGTAGAAAACATGTTAGAACATGATGCTAAGGAGGGCATTGGCTCGTTCCTAGAAAAGCGCAAACCTAAATGGCAAAATTAGTGGCAATGAATAATCCTTATAATACTAATCTTGATCGAAATCCTGCCAACTTTCAGCCACTTACGCCGCTAACATTTTTAGAACGTGCGGCATCGGTATACCCAAATCATACTGCTATCGTTCATGGTAAATTAAGACGCAACTACAGCGACTTTTATAGTCGCTCTCGACAACTTGCCTCTGCACTCTCTGAACAGGG
This sequence is a window from Candidatus Pseudothioglobus singularis PS1. Protein-coding genes within it:
- a CDS encoding ABC transporter ATP-binding protein → MALLEIKNLTVDFATATGSLRAVDGINLTIDEGEIVAVVGESGSGKSVGMLAMMGLLPWTSTVTADHMIFDGQDLLNMSDKERRKIIGKDISMIFQEPMTSLNPCFTVGYQITEVLAQHFGGKRRSYNNKAIELLNQVGIPAAQSRLNSYPHQLSGGMCQRVMIAMMIACQPKLLIADEPTTALDVTIQAQILELLIELQKSQGMALVLITHDMAVVAETAERVVVLYAGQQVEQRTVKQLFKEPKHPYSEALLNALPERANDKLLNAIPGVVPGQMDRPQGCLFSPRCEYATSICKEKSPNLNDGILCHFPLGEESLKVESQ
- a CDS encoding dipeptide ABC transporter ATP-binding protein, with translation MSEPIIKARNLHKYYEIKDGLLHAPQDLKALSGVSFDLFEGQTLAVVGESGCGKSTLARLLTSIESPTSGYLSVDGIDMADSQDKLMSKKLRQTVQMVFQDPFGSLNPRQKVGDIIQEPLLINTELSATERREKALDIMRLVGLKEEHFHRYPHMFSGGQRQRIAIARALILKPKVVVLDEPVSALDVSIQAQVINLLIELQKELGLAYVFISHDLSVVRHIADDILVMYLGKPVEQGPSKVIFKTPKHPYTQALLSATPSTNVDKNKKRIKLTGELPSPIEPPSGCTFNPRCQHAQKSCKTSEPVMETYGKSQAACLALDEGRI
- a CDS encoding M24 family metallopeptidase produces the protein MSNKLLKLKKLMKENEVDLLALGPGTHMRWLLGFNPYPDERPCMLLLGLEKDAFLMPSVNAEDAMKRSDIKMFSWNDESGPSKALVEALIFTGSSNAKHIAIDEAMRSHFALILIDALPKPTYEFTNSTIGALRMRKDADEFVNLKENALIDDRAMQAGFAAIKKGVTELEIGEAINTHFISEGAKPQFCIVGSGPNGAFPHHHTGNRKVENGDVVLIDIGGRKGTFPSDMTRMSVLGEPPKDYLEVHAIVERAVQAAMAAAKPGVMAKDVDAAARDVITEAGYGEFFVHRTGHGLGIDIHEPPYITATSEVVLDEGMVFSIEPGIYLQGRFGVRLEEIVILRADGPEILSELTRKTNFIT
- a CDS encoding glycine cleavage T C-terminal barrel domain-containing protein, yielding MKKEFSFGTQVRKSPYFDATVRWGAKGFSVYNHMYIPRDFGDPVQNFWNLVNDAILCDVAVERQVEITGPDAAQFVQLLTPRNLSECAVGQCKYVLITDENGGVLNDPVLLRLAENHFWLSLADSDILMWAKGVAVNSGLDVNLGEPDVSPLQLQGPRSGEIAKAIFGERIDSLKYYWLKEFELNGIPLIISRTGWSSELGYEIYLRDGSRGNELWDHIMEIGEPMGLVPGHTSTIRRIEGGMLSYQADMDYTVNPFELGLGRLVDLEMDANFIGKEALKKIKSEGVKRHQVGIEISCTPLKHPNTSYWPILVESEEVGYITSAVYSPRLDKNIALAMMDVNHSAIDTAAETTTPEGNFPIKVVQKPFYDPKKKITSGS
- a CDS encoding OsmC family protein yields the protein MSELSIDLSWNRKEEELSPGKFSSEHQVTYNEQYKVIADTAPDWGGSANNTNPEQALAASLSSCHMMTFLALAAKTKWPVNSYIDHAVAHLGKNSKKQMVVNRIDLNPVVSFDSGFEVSDEELAKMHDRAHRYCFIANTLDSEVEVNINI
- a CDS encoding enoyl-CoA hydratase gives rise to the protein MSSNNNNEANTDDSILLEEFIDNGLYRLTLNDTKKRNALSEEMMAKLKSLLTDSTDNKSIRVIIIAGNGPAFCSGHDLKQMTAGRDNDDQGLTYFKKVFASCSELMQMIVEHPKPIIAEVSGVAAAAGCQLVACCDLAVAGKSARFITPGVNIGLFCSTPMVALSRNVSNKAAMEMLLTGEMVSADKAEHIGLINRVTDDADLKQETTALAELIASKSSLTLKIGKEAFYKQKDMPLSEAYDFASKVMVENMLEHDAKEGIGSFLEKRKPKWQN